In a genomic window of Sulfurisphaera tokodaii str. 7:
- the fbp gene encoding fructose-1,6-bisphosphate aldolase/phosphatase, with product MKTTISVIKADIGSLAGHHIVHPDTMAAANKVLASAKEQGIILDYYITHVGDDLQLIMTHTRGELDTKVHETAWNAFKEAAKVAKDLGLYAAGQDLLSDSFSGNVRGLGPGVAEMEIEERASEPIAIFMADKTEPGAYNLPLYKMFADPFNTPGLVIDPTMHGGFKFEVLDVYQGEAVMLSAPQEIYDLLALIGTPARYVIRRVYRNEDNLLAAVVSIERLNLIAGKYVGKDDPVMIVRLQHGLPALGEALEAFAFPHLVPGWMRGSHYGPLMPVSQRDAKATRFDGPPRLLGLGFNVKNGRLVGPTDLFDDPAFDETRRLANIVADYMRRHGPFMPHRLEPTEMEYTTLPLILEKLKDRFKKESDVYKAKESIYAKEESQGHD from the coding sequence ATGAAAACTACTATAAGTGTAATAAAGGCGGATATAGGAAGTTTAGCTGGTCATCACATAGTTCATCCAGACACTATGGCAGCCGCTAATAAAGTATTAGCTTCTGCTAAAGAGCAAGGAATAATTTTGGATTACTACATAACTCATGTTGGTGATGATCTTCAACTTATAATGACTCATACTAGAGGAGAACTAGATACTAAAGTTCATGAAACTGCTTGGAACGCATTTAAAGAAGCTGCAAAGGTGGCTAAAGATTTAGGTTTATATGCAGCGGGTCAAGATTTACTATCAGATTCATTTTCAGGGAATGTAAGAGGTTTAGGTCCAGGAGTAGCAGAAATGGAAATTGAAGAAAGAGCATCTGAACCTATAGCTATTTTTATGGCAGATAAGACTGAACCTGGTGCTTATAATTTGCCCTTATATAAGATGTTTGCAGATCCGTTTAATACACCCGGTTTAGTTATTGATCCTACTATGCATGGTGGTTTTAAGTTTGAGGTGTTGGACGTTTATCAAGGAGAGGCAGTAATGCTTTCAGCACCTCAAGAAATCTATGATTTATTAGCACTTATAGGTACACCAGCTAGATATGTTATAAGGAGGGTATACAGAAACGAGGATAACTTATTAGCTGCTGTAGTTTCCATAGAAAGGCTGAATTTAATAGCTGGAAAATATGTAGGTAAAGACGACCCTGTTATGATAGTAAGGTTACAACATGGTTTGCCAGCTTTAGGTGAAGCATTAGAAGCTTTTGCTTTCCCACATTTAGTTCCTGGATGGATGAGAGGTAGTCATTATGGTCCTTTAATGCCTGTATCTCAAAGAGATGCTAAGGCTACACGTTTTGATGGTCCACCAAGATTATTAGGACTTGGTTTTAATGTGAAAAATGGAAGACTTGTTGGTCCCACAGATTTATTTGATGATCCAGCATTTGATGAAACAAGACGTCTTGCTAATATTGTTGCTGACTATATGAGACGTCACGGTCCATTTATGCCACATAGATTAGAACCAACGGAAATGGAATATACTACATTACCTTTAATTTTAGAAAAACTAAAAGATAGATTCAAAAAAGAGTCAGATGTTTACAAAGCTAAAGAAAGTATTTATGCTAAAGAAGAAAGTCAAGGTCATGATTAA
- a CDS encoding 30S ribosomal protein S17e — translation MGNVYTKDIKRVAMQLYEKFKDQISTDYQANKKIVDAYVDVMSKKVRNRIAGYLTRYAKMQRTQVKNEVEEEYIEGEG, via the coding sequence GTGGGCAATGTGTACACCAAAGATATAAAGAGAGTAGCCATGCAATTATATGAGAAATTTAAAGATCAAATTTCCACTGATTATCAAGCTAATAAAAAAATAGTAGATGCATATGTTGATGTTATGTCAAAAAAGGTTAGAAATAGGATTGCTGGTTACTTGACAAGATATGCAAAAATGCAAAGAACTCAAGTTAAAAATGAGGTAGAAGAAGAATATATAGAGGGTGAAGGGTAA
- a CDS encoding ATP-binding protein: MLKSVITNSIYEIEIDNQKYYFIGFRIIGKENNEGKIDYNSELQLAIDTIRRNKERHLKIAIVTLLDPSPGSAIIFYAKKDNDYESFRNETILTKNMIESIAPHITLEPVELKTDTVFPIPKLLGSVSYGGYVGQMKYDIKANRVVIGEYDIELGNIIDATELPVGIRSNDVFRHIGIFGSTGSGKSNTAAIIADELYKKGFDVIILDWHGEYKNLLPKFNLYNNKNYLVLNPINMDDLTTMDITELIGDVLELTEPQKFILYLGLEALNQMKEFSFKSLLQIISANIPDNTYMQRDIKFALIRKIIMIFSGLGEKLFSSESGYTYLDLGEKLRGGNIIDLSFIRNIKLRKLYGLMILKFLLEYVIETKNRDRKIFIIIEEAQNYFSQVNTVINRALQEIRKFNVGLCIISQSPSNVDQEVIKNTSIKIIHSIKSNVDKKVIADSISLEKEEIQILDKLDVGEALLVAPNLRKETLIKVKKVA, translated from the coding sequence ATGCTTAAATCAGTCATAACTAACTCCATTTATGAAATAGAAATAGATAACCAAAAATATTACTTCATAGGGTTTAGAATAATAGGAAAAGAAAATAATGAGGGAAAGATAGATTATAACTCTGAGCTTCAACTAGCTATTGATACAATTAGAAGAAATAAGGAGAGACATTTAAAAATAGCTATAGTAACTCTTTTAGACCCATCACCTGGAAGTGCAATTATATTTTATGCTAAAAAAGATAATGATTATGAAAGTTTTAGAAACGAAACTATATTAACTAAAAATATGATTGAAAGTATTGCACCTCATATCACATTAGAACCTGTAGAATTAAAAACAGATACTGTATTTCCAATACCTAAACTCTTAGGAAGTGTCTCATATGGAGGATATGTAGGTCAAATGAAATATGATATAAAAGCTAATCGTGTAGTTATTGGAGAATACGACATAGAACTAGGTAATATAATAGATGCTACTGAACTACCCGTAGGGATAAGATCAAATGATGTTTTTAGACATATAGGAATTTTTGGATCTACAGGAAGTGGCAAGTCAAATACAGCTGCAATAATTGCTGACGAACTTTATAAAAAAGGATTTGATGTAATAATATTAGACTGGCATGGTGAATATAAGAATTTACTTCCTAAATTTAATTTGTATAATAATAAGAATTATCTAGTTCTGAATCCTATTAATATGGATGATTTAACAACTATGGATATAACAGAATTGATTGGTGATGTTCTAGAACTTACCGAACCACAAAAGTTTATACTTTACTTGGGTTTAGAAGCCTTAAATCAGATGAAGGAATTCAGTTTCAAATCACTTTTACAAATAATATCTGCAAATATACCAGATAATACCTATATGCAAAGAGATATTAAATTTGCTTTGATTAGAAAGATAATAATGATATTTTCTGGGTTAGGCGAAAAACTCTTCTCATCGGAGAGCGGTTACACTTACTTAGATTTAGGCGAAAAATTAAGAGGAGGAAACATAATTGATTTAAGCTTTATTAGAAATATAAAGCTTAGAAAATTATATGGCTTAATGATATTAAAATTTTTATTAGAATATGTAATAGAAACCAAGAATAGAGACAGAAAAATATTTATAATTATTGAGGAGGCTCAAAACTATTTTAGCCAAGTGAATACTGTAATAAATAGGGCGTTACAAGAAATTAGAAAGTTCAATGTAGGGCTATGTATAATATCTCAGAGTCCTTCTAATGTTGACCAAGAAGTTATTAAGAATACAAGTATAAAGATAATTCACTCTATTAAATCCAATGTAGATAAAAAAGTTATTGCTGACTCAATATCACTAGAAAAAGAAGAGATACAAATACTAGATAAGCTTGACGTAGGAGAAGCTCTATTGGTTGCACCAAATTTAAGAAAAGAAACTCTAATAAAGGTAAAAAAAGTAGCTTAA
- the thsB gene encoding thermosome subunit beta encodes MSTTATVATTPEGIPVIILKEGSSRTYGKEALRINIAAVKAVEEALKSTYGPRGMDKMLVDSLGDITITNDGATILDKMDLQHPAAKLLVQIAKGQDEETADGTKTAVILAGELVKKAEELLYKEIHPTIIVSGFKKAEEQALKTIEEIAQKVSVNDMDILKKVAMTSLNSKAVAGAREYLADIVAKAVTQVAELRGDRWYVDLDNIQIVKKHGGSINDTQIIYGIVVDKEVVHPGMPKRVENAKIALLDASLEVEKPELDAEIRINDPTQMKKFLEEEENLLKEKVDKIAATGANVVICQKGIDEVAQHYLAKKGILAVRRAKKSDLEKLARATGGRVVSNIDELTPQDLGYAALVEERKVGEDKMVFVEGAKNPKAVSILIRGGLERVVDETERALRDALGTVADVIRDGRAVAGGGAVELEIAKRLRKYAPQIGGKEQLAIEAYASALENLVMILIENGGYDPIDLLVKLRSAHENEANKWYGINVFTGQVEDMWKLGVIEPAVVKMNAIKAATEAATLILRIDDLIAAGKKSESKGGESKSEEKKEED; translated from the coding sequence ATGTCAACCACAGCTACAGTTGCAACTACACCTGAAGGTATTCCAGTTATTATATTAAAAGAAGGGTCAAGTAGAACTTATGGCAAAGAAGCATTAAGAATAAACATAGCCGCTGTAAAAGCTGTAGAAGAAGCTCTAAAAAGTACTTATGGACCTAGAGGAATGGATAAAATGTTAGTTGATAGTCTGGGTGATATTACTATTACAAATGATGGTGCCACAATCCTTGACAAAATGGACTTACAACATCCAGCAGCTAAATTATTAGTACAAATAGCCAAAGGACAAGATGAAGAGACAGCAGATGGTACAAAGACTGCGGTAATTCTCGCAGGAGAATTAGTTAAAAAGGCAGAAGAACTACTATATAAAGAGATTCATCCAACTATTATAGTAAGTGGATTTAAGAAGGCAGAAGAACAAGCATTAAAAACAATAGAAGAAATTGCTCAAAAGGTATCTGTCAATGATATGGATATATTAAAGAAAGTTGCTATGACATCACTAAATAGTAAAGCAGTCGCAGGTGCAAGAGAATACCTTGCAGATATAGTCGCAAAAGCAGTAACCCAAGTTGCAGAATTAAGAGGAGATAGATGGTACGTTGATCTAGATAATATACAAATAGTTAAGAAACATGGCGGTAGTATTAATGATACACAAATAATTTATGGAATTGTTGTCGATAAAGAAGTTGTTCATCCTGGAATGCCTAAGAGAGTAGAAAATGCAAAAATTGCATTGCTTGATGCTTCCTTAGAGGTAGAAAAGCCAGAATTAGATGCAGAAATCCGTATAAATGACCCTACACAAATGAAGAAATTCCTTGAGGAAGAAGAAAACTTACTGAAGGAAAAAGTAGATAAGATTGCTGCTACTGGTGCTAATGTAGTAATATGCCAGAAAGGAATTGATGAAGTCGCACAACACTATCTGGCAAAGAAAGGAATTTTGGCTGTAAGAAGAGCTAAAAAGAGTGACTTAGAAAAATTAGCCAGAGCTACTGGTGGTAGAGTAGTATCTAATATTGATGAATTAACTCCACAAGATTTAGGATATGCAGCACTAGTAGAAGAAAGAAAAGTAGGAGAAGATAAAATGGTATTTGTTGAAGGAGCTAAGAATCCCAAAGCTGTAAGTATATTAATTAGAGGAGGTTTAGAAAGAGTAGTTGATGAGACAGAAAGAGCATTAAGAGATGCTCTAGGGACTGTAGCCGATGTAATAAGGGATGGTAGAGCAGTAGCAGGTGGTGGAGCAGTAGAATTGGAAATTGCAAAAAGATTAAGGAAATATGCACCGCAAATTGGAGGCAAAGAACAGTTAGCTATTGAAGCTTATGCGTCAGCATTAGAAAACCTTGTAATGATATTAATTGAAAACGGTGGTTATGATCCTATTGATCTGTTGGTAAAACTAAGAAGTGCCCATGAGAACGAGGCAAACAAATGGTATGGTATTAATGTGTTTACTGGCCAAGTAGAAGATATGTGGAAACTTGGAGTCATAGAGCCCGCAGTAGTAAAGATGAATGCAATTAAAGCTGCAACCGAAGCTGCAACATTAATATTAAGAATTGATGATCTAATAGCTGCAGGAAAGAAGTCAGAAAGCAAAGGCGGAGAATCTAAGAGCGAAGAAAAGAAAGAAGAAGATTAA
- a CDS encoding TFIIB-type zinc ribbon-containing protein encodes MKCPYCESENLVWDYKNGNLVCTSCGSVIDKIYYEDSTSYDESVYFPETLYFDFFSKTKRIKEFKNKTLKGRRNKLQSTIIYNGSVIKETSLNAMKFLENNEKLLLLYDTIDNLPVFHSKSVKYKLAIALYFYDKKEFNRLSRYLNISNKYMNKILSKIKIKEKTKIQHILKNKIGKRTNNSFYNI; translated from the coding sequence ATGAAGTGCCCATATTGTGAAAGTGAAAATTTAGTTTGGGATTATAAAAATGGTAATTTAGTTTGTACAAGTTGCGGTTCAGTCATTGATAAAATATATTACGAAGACTCTACTAGTTATGACGAAAGTGTTTATTTCCCAGAAACTTTATATTTCGATTTTTTCTCGAAAACTAAAAGAATTAAAGAATTCAAGAATAAAACTCTTAAAGGTAGAAGAAACAAATTACAAAGTACAATTATATATAACGGTTCAGTAATTAAAGAGACCTCGTTGAATGCAATGAAATTTTTGGAAAATAACGAGAAATTATTATTATTATATGATACTATTGATAATCTTCCAGTATTTCATTCAAAAAGCGTTAAATATAAATTGGCAATTGCACTATATTTTTACGATAAAAAAGAATTTAATAGATTATCAAGATATTTGAATATTAGTAATAAATATATGAATAAAATATTATCTAAAATAAAAATTAAGGAAAAAACTAAAATACAGCATATTTTGAAAAATAAAATAGGAAAAAGGACTAATAATAGTTTTTATAATATTTAA
- the hisS gene encoding histidine--tRNA ligase translates to MISYEPVRGMKDYYGEELHKIKVVENAFLKIVKLAGYQEVETPIVEDFQLFALKGGEELRNTMYVFKDKAGREVALRPEFTPSIVRFYLNSLQHLPKPIRLYYLGTVYRYDEPQFGRYREFRQAGIELLGSSNIYSDLEILQILIEIYRELNLINKIRLKINNISLIRKILNKLNISDNLQEHFLHLIDKGKIDEALSLLPSSEYTELITNILSVNNLDISSYNKIKEDLTEKYNLKDLIQDLDRIMLLKNILDNLGVNSYIDLGFVRGLAYYTGLIFEVLHPSVSFSIAGGGRYDNLVELYGGPQTPAIGFAIGVERTALVLEEPNTVKEKQNKIGVIVLSDEAILYAIRIVDKLRSNNYIATINLKSISISKLIPSYAEEGYSFLIFIGKKEYEDKTITLKNLSTKEQVTIKEENLLDYLKQII, encoded by the coding sequence ATGATTTCTTATGAGCCAGTAAGAGGAATGAAAGACTATTATGGCGAAGAGCTTCATAAAATAAAAGTAGTCGAGAATGCTTTTTTGAAAATTGTAAAACTAGCTGGATATCAAGAAGTGGAAACACCTATTGTAGAAGATTTTCAACTATTCGCTTTAAAAGGAGGAGAAGAACTTAGAAATACAATGTATGTCTTTAAAGATAAGGCCGGTAGAGAAGTTGCATTAAGACCCGAGTTCACACCTAGTATAGTTAGATTTTATCTTAATTCATTACAACATTTACCTAAGCCTATACGCTTATACTATTTAGGAACTGTATATAGATACGATGAGCCTCAATTTGGTAGATATAGGGAGTTTAGGCAAGCTGGTATAGAATTACTAGGATCTTCCAATATTTATTCAGATTTAGAAATATTACAAATATTAATAGAGATATATAGAGAATTAAATCTTATAAATAAAATTAGATTGAAAATAAATAATATATCATTAATAAGAAAAATACTTAATAAATTAAACATAAGTGATAATCTTCAAGAGCATTTTCTACATTTAATAGATAAAGGAAAAATTGATGAGGCATTATCACTTTTACCAAGTTCAGAATATACAGAACTTATAACTAACATCCTAAGTGTAAATAATTTAGATATCTCAAGTTATAATAAGATTAAAGAAGATCTTACAGAAAAATATAATTTAAAGGATTTAATTCAAGATCTAGATAGGATTATGTTACTCAAAAATATATTAGATAATCTAGGTGTAAATTCATATATAGACTTAGGTTTTGTTAGAGGTTTAGCTTATTATACCGGTTTAATATTTGAAGTGTTACATCCTTCTGTTTCTTTTAGTATTGCTGGTGGAGGACGATATGATAACCTTGTGGAACTGTATGGAGGTCCTCAAACTCCAGCTATAGGTTTTGCTATAGGAGTTGAGAGGACAGCATTAGTACTTGAGGAGCCTAATACTGTAAAAGAGAAGCAAAACAAAATAGGTGTAATAGTTTTATCAGACGAAGCTATATTATATGCTATTAGAATTGTGGATAAATTAAGATCAAATAATTATATTGCTACGATTAATCTAAAATCTATATCAATTTCTAAATTAATTCCTTCTTATGCTGAGGAAGGGTACTCGTTCTTAATTTTCATAGGTAAAAAGGAATATGAAGATAAAACTATAACTTTGAAAAATCTCAGTACAAAAGAGCAAGTGACTATTAAGGAAGAAAACCTTTTGGACTATCTTAAGCAAATAATTTAA
- the psmB gene encoding archaeal proteasome endopeptidase complex subunit beta encodes MEELPATALGIKLNDGIILAAERRLSYGGFVLSRSAKKVFKIGRFGIAGAGIMGDIQTLTRLMNVEIKYYEMYNNKPISVKAAAKLLSVILYQYKWTPFISELLFGGVDDEGPKLFVLDPIGSLIEDNYAAVGSGARVAIGVLESEYDPSMNLDKGKEIVLKALKAAIERDVTSGDGIDILTIKRDNTSSEDFIKIF; translated from the coding sequence ATGGAAGAACTTCCTGCAACAGCGTTAGGTATTAAACTTAATGACGGTATAATTCTTGCTGCTGAAAGGAGACTTAGTTATGGCGGTTTCGTACTTAGTAGATCAGCTAAAAAAGTTTTTAAAATAGGAAGATTCGGCATAGCTGGAGCTGGTATAATGGGTGATATTCAAACATTAACACGTTTAATGAATGTTGAGATAAAGTATTACGAAATGTATAATAATAAGCCTATATCAGTAAAGGCAGCAGCTAAGTTATTATCAGTTATACTATACCAGTATAAGTGGACCCCCTTTATTTCGGAATTGTTATTTGGTGGTGTAGACGATGAAGGTCCCAAATTGTTTGTTTTAGATCCTATAGGTTCATTAATTGAAGATAATTACGCTGCTGTTGGTTCTGGTGCCAGAGTAGCAATAGGAGTTTTAGAAAGTGAATATGATCCAAGTATGAATTTAGATAAAGGGAAAGAAATTGTTCTAAAAGCACTAAAAGCTGCAATAGAAAGAGATGTAACTTCAGGTGACGGAATAGATATATTAACGATAAAAAGAGATAATACATCAAGCGAAGATTTTATAAAGATTTTTTAA
- a CDS encoding DNA-directed RNA polymerase subunit G has protein sequence MSVQVEGKVETTCKITSIDKGSLKGLIIIKMDCGIYQVEFDILESINIFKQEENVSMIISREKPVYTSNDFCAHGYLFYEKPEGNKILDQISLFGLIVKIYSEKGLIGNSLFKMMDHVYFCVKKSL, from the coding sequence ATGTCAGTTCAGGTTGAAGGTAAAGTCGAGACTACATGTAAAATAACCTCAATAGATAAGGGTAGTTTAAAGGGACTTATTATAATCAAAATGGATTGTGGAATATATCAAGTAGAGTTTGATATATTGGAAAGTATTAATATCTTTAAACAAGAAGAAAATGTATCGATGATTATATCAAGAGAAAAACCAGTTTATACTTCTAATGATTTTTGTGCGCACGGATATCTTTTTTATGAGAAACCGGAAGGCAACAAAATTTTAGATCAAATATCTCTATTTGGATTAATAGTAAAAATCTATAGCGAAAAAGGATTAATAGGTAATAGTCTATTTAAGATGATGGACCATGTCTATTTTTGTGTTAAAAAATCTTTATAA
- a CDS encoding Lsm family RNA-binding protein: MMSSRRVATELNSLLDKAIVVRLINNKIYYGTLSSYELSPFILTLTNAKDNDNNTYYKVILNGNSITEILVKSSPIFDPKEFADLVTKELNLRAGDAKVYEEAGVVVILDRIKVSENGVEGSGPLAQRIYDLYNDYINKKKKGS, encoded by the coding sequence TTGATGAGTAGTAGAAGAGTTGCAACGGAATTAAATTCCCTTCTAGATAAAGCGATTGTTGTAAGGCTTATTAATAATAAAATCTACTACGGTACTTTATCTTCATATGAGCTATCACCATTTATTTTAACACTAACAAATGCAAAAGATAATGATAATAACACTTATTATAAAGTTATTTTAAATGGAAATTCTATAACTGAAATTCTAGTCAAATCTTCGCCTATATTTGATCCGAAAGAATTTGCAGATTTAGTGACGAAAGAGCTTAATTTACGTGCAGGAGACGCAAAAGTCTATGAGGAGGCGGGGGTTGTAGTAATACTTGATAGGATAAAAGTTTCTGAAAATGGAGTGGAAGGAAGCGGACCCTTGGCACAAAGAATTTACGATTTATATAACGATTATATAAATAAGAAAAAGAAAGGATCTTAA
- the tgtA gene encoding tRNA guanosine(15) transglycosylase TgtA, which yields MVGEFEIKDEDLAGRIGIIETKSGKLETPVFFPVINPFKSEISIKDIENLGFKNLITNAYLIKKITNTKIQDIHSFLQFNGVIMTDSGAYQILQYGNIEVTNREIVEYERDINTDIAVYLDLPTGDTNSRDEAINSVKITLERAKEIEDIVKNDSERIWVHPIQGGRFLDLVEYSAIEADKNEAFKMLALGSPTVVMEKYDYSLLIDMVFIAKSNVSRGKPFHLFGGGLPHIMPLVIALGVDSFDSASYILYARDNRYITRSRVYRLEELEYFPCSCPICLKYTPKELLELPKEERTKLLALHNLYVIKEELNAIKQAIREGRLFEYIQEKAYSHPAVYSAFKKILKYKDYLEKYDPRVKGNIRGIFLFDLKSLNRPEIVRHYNFLDRINKNNDKAIIICEKRENILKKVKNNENVDIYLFNPFYGLIPINLIEVYPYFQTEYPEEIDEDVLRYIESKIVEFVRSKGYTKIDFIGCEKYLSHINSIGAFFS from the coding sequence ATGGTAGGAGAATTTGAAATAAAAGATGAAGATCTAGCTGGTAGAATAGGAATCATAGAGACAAAAAGTGGAAAACTAGAAACACCGGTATTCTTTCCAGTAATTAATCCTTTTAAATCTGAAATCTCGATAAAAGATATAGAAAATTTAGGGTTTAAGAATTTAATCACAAATGCATATTTAATAAAAAAGATAACTAATACTAAAATTCAAGATATTCATAGCTTTTTACAATTTAATGGTGTAATAATGACTGATTCTGGAGCTTATCAGATACTTCAATACGGAAACATAGAAGTTACAAATAGAGAGATAGTTGAGTACGAGAGGGATATAAATACAGATATAGCAGTCTATTTAGATCTTCCTACTGGTGATACAAATAGCAGAGATGAAGCTATTAACAGTGTAAAAATCACGTTAGAGAGGGCAAAAGAAATAGAGGATATAGTCAAAAATGATTCAGAAAGGATTTGGGTACACCCCATTCAAGGTGGAAGATTTCTAGACCTTGTTGAATATTCGGCGATAGAGGCTGATAAAAACGAGGCATTTAAAATGCTAGCATTAGGAAGTCCTACAGTAGTAATGGAAAAGTACGACTATTCCTTATTGATCGATATGGTATTTATAGCAAAAAGTAATGTAAGTAGAGGCAAACCTTTTCATCTTTTTGGTGGCGGTCTTCCTCATATAATGCCTCTTGTTATAGCACTAGGTGTAGATTCTTTTGATTCTGCATCATATATACTTTATGCTAGGGATAATAGGTACATAACGAGAAGTAGAGTATATAGACTAGAAGAGTTAGAATATTTTCCATGTTCATGTCCAATCTGCTTAAAATACACACCCAAAGAGCTGCTAGAGTTACCAAAAGAAGAAAGAACAAAACTTTTGGCTCTTCATAATCTTTATGTAATTAAGGAAGAACTTAATGCTATAAAACAAGCTATTAGAGAAGGAAGATTATTTGAATATATTCAAGAAAAAGCATACTCTCACCCAGCAGTGTATTCTGCTTTTAAAAAAATATTAAAATATAAAGATTACTTAGAAAAATATGATCCAAGAGTAAAAGGAAATATTAGAGGAATTTTCTTGTTCGATCTTAAGTCTTTAAATAGACCAGAAATTGTTAGGCATTATAATTTCTTAGATAGGATTAATAAGAATAACGATAAAGCTATTATAATTTGTGAAAAAAGAGAAAATATATTAAAAAAAGTGAAAAATAATGAGAATGTAGACATATATCTTTTTAATCCTTTTTATGGTTTAATACCGATAAATCTAATAGAAGTCTATCCATACTTTCAAACTGAATATCCAGAGGAAATTGATGAAGATGTTTTACGTTATATTGAAAGTAAAATAGTTGAATTTGTAAGATCTAAAGGATATACAAAAATTGATTTCATAGGTTGTGAAAAATATTTATCACATATAAACTCTATTGGAGCCTTCTTTAGTTAA
- a CDS encoding proteasome assembly chaperone family protein, with protein MSIKIILKGISEDELKGAKFITGFRTLGEVGYIATRYLVLKLGMKRVGFVLTKYLRDVTFIDEYGLATPFELFYDNNNNILVLLSHLLPLQREMNIFSAKIMKWLKNIQVSDILLIGGLDKRYKNDSSNLRWLKTSASKITLPYPLMEKQLLIIGPLALFTIYAEIEDLPATVLLPYADRERIDPAAAAIALEEINKLYGLKVDVSELYEDARKIEEELQRQLELVQKELTKEGSNRVYM; from the coding sequence ATGTCTATCAAGATAATTCTAAAGGGAATTAGTGAAGATGAACTAAAAGGTGCTAAGTTTATTACCGGTTTTAGAACATTAGGTGAAGTAGGTTATATAGCTACTAGATATTTAGTTTTAAAGTTAGGAATGAAAAGAGTAGGCTTCGTTTTGACTAAATATTTAAGAGATGTTACATTTATTGATGAGTACGGACTAGCAACACCTTTTGAATTATTTTATGATAACAATAATAATATCTTAGTGTTGTTAAGTCATCTATTACCACTACAAAGAGAAATGAATATCTTCTCAGCAAAAATAATGAAGTGGTTAAAAAATATACAAGTTTCAGATATATTACTAATAGGAGGATTAGATAAAAGATACAAAAATGACAGTAGCAACTTAAGATGGTTAAAAACTTCTGCTAGTAAAATTACTCTCCCTTATCCACTAATGGAAAAACAGCTATTAATTATTGGACCCTTAGCTTTATTTACTATATATGCTGAAATTGAGGATCTTCCAGCTACAGTGTTATTACCTTATGCAGATAGAGAAAGAATAGACCCTGCAGCTGCAGCAATCGCATTAGAGGAAATTAATAAATTATATGGATTAAAGGTTGATGTGTCAGAACTATACGAAGATGCAAGAAAGATTGAAGAAGAATTGCAAAGGCAATTAGAGTTAGTTCAAAAAGAATTAACTAAAGAAGGCTCCAATAGAGTTTATATGTGA
- a CDS encoding PUA domain-containing protein, producing MFNLTKPLKAQKDEINYLRYIAMYQFSSKVASCLFPEDSTFFIQRSLTTNRIRNILTEDKRLFLVLRAQDNLFSITEISGQIIKNCTSPPSFRFIIKNEVASFIREGRNAFCKFVINSDPSIRAGDEVLVVDEQDNLLAVGRAKVSGEEVKQYKRGLAVIVKRGIKNVYQDNSKGN from the coding sequence ATGTTTAACTTAACTAAACCTTTAAAAGCACAAAAAGATGAAATAAATTATTTACGTTATATTGCAATGTATCAGTTTTCTTCAAAAGTAGCTTCTTGTTTATTTCCAGAAGATTCTACATTTTTTATACAGAGATCATTAACTACTAATAGAATAAGAAATATTCTTACAGAAGATAAAAGATTATTCTTAGTATTAAGGGCACAAGATAATCTTTTCTCTATTACAGAAATAAGTGGACAAATTATAAAAAATTGTACTTCCCCTCCTTCATTTAGGTTTATTATTAAGAACGAGGTGGCTAGCTTTATTAGAGAAGGAAGAAATGCTTTTTGTAAGTTCGTCATAAACTCTGATCCCAGTATTAGAGCTGGTGATGAAGTCTTAGTTGTTGATGAACAAGATAACTTGTTAGCTGTAGGAAGAGCAAAAGTCTCTGGTGAGGAAGTAAAACAATATAAAAGGGGATTAGCTGTAATTGTAAAGAGAGGAATAAAAAATGTCTATCAAGATAATTCTAAAGGGAATTAG